A genome region from Coprococcus phoceensis includes the following:
- a CDS encoding cyclic lactone autoinducer peptide: protein MKKISFFIQKSAKVMASFAMLFSVIAVNSRCVCIYHQPKMPKEMKRLKND, encoded by the coding sequence ATGAAAAAAATTAGTTTCTTTATTCAAAAAAGCGCAAAAGTTATGGCAAGCTTTGCAATGCTATTTAGTGTAATAGCGGTAAATAGTAGGTGTGTATGTATTTATCATCAACCGAAAATGCCAAAAGAAATGAAGCGACTTAAAAATGATTAG